The proteins below come from a single Eubacterium limosum genomic window:
- the nadC gene encoding carboxylating nicotinate-nucleotide diphosphorylase — MNNGATIKINVDEAILSALREDVTSEDITTNAVMREPRQGRAELICKQDGVLAGIGVFRRVFELLDDTAAFELYCEDGDKVSEGAVIGIVTGDIRCLLTGERTALNFLQRMSGIATYTRGLADVLEGSQTKLLDTRKTTPNMRVFEKYAVKVGGGYNHRYNLSDGILLKDNHIGAAGSVKKAVAMAKEYASFVRKIEVEVENLEMLEEALEAGADIIMLDNMDSETMRKAVAMVDGRAETECSGNVTLERLSEIAEIGVDYVSCGALTHSAPILDFSLKNLRPVKA; from the coding sequence ATGAACAATGGTGCAACAATTAAAATAAATGTTGACGAGGCAATACTGAGCGCCCTGCGGGAGGATGTGACCAGTGAGGACATTACCACAAACGCGGTCATGCGTGAGCCCCGGCAGGGCAGGGCAGAGCTTATCTGTAAACAGGACGGTGTGCTGGCCGGGATCGGCGTTTTCAGACGGGTATTTGAGCTTTTAGACGATACCGCTGCTTTTGAACTTTACTGTGAGGATGGCGATAAGGTATCAGAGGGCGCCGTTATCGGCATTGTCACCGGTGATATCCGCTGTCTGCTCACTGGCGAACGGACCGCCCTGAATTTTCTCCAGCGTATGAGCGGCATCGCCACCTATACCAGAGGTCTGGCCGATGTGCTGGAGGGGAGCCAGACAAAGCTGTTGGATACGCGTAAAACTACGCCAAATATGCGTGTTTTTGAAAAGTACGCTGTCAAGGTTGGCGGCGGCTATAACCACCGCTATAACCTGTCCGATGGTATTCTGCTGAAGGATAACCATATCGGCGCTGCCGGAAGTGTGAAAAAGGCAGTGGCCATGGCAAAAGAATACGCTTCCTTTGTGCGCAAGATCGAGGTAGAGGTTGAAAATCTTGAGATGCTGGAGGAAGCCCTTGAGGCCGGAGCGGATATTATCATGCTGGATAACATGGACAGCGAGACCATGAGAAAAGCAGTGGCCATGGTTGATGGCCGTGCTGAGACGGAGTGCTCGGGCAATGTTACCCTTGAACGTCTGAGTGAGATTGCTGAGATTGGCGTCGATTATGTCTCTTGCGGTGCGCTGACGCATTCCGCACCCATTCTGGACTTTTCACTCAAGAATCTCAGGCCAGTTAAAGCGTAG
- a CDS encoding chitobiase/beta-hexosaminidase C-terminal domain-containing protein, with product MKKRHLIALFMILLLLIPSLSGCGKDLTTKISLESGEYYGEQEVTLSNAGTGTIYYTLDGSDPRDGGNEYNPEMPLKINYDSTLKAYTKEGSSKGKVVEATYTIKNMEQTDQSSGALMFTSYIRGTYQSGDSKIIFNHDRSLEWQNGSDTGSSPYTITMSSDEDPLKATLTYINNDGKEAKYDIDANAIWDDGSLIINGTTYQPVDEEEE from the coding sequence ATGAAAAAGAGACATTTAATCGCACTTTTTATGATTCTTTTGCTCCTGATCCCGTCGCTCAGCGGCTGCGGAAAAGATCTGACCACAAAAATATCTCTGGAATCAGGAGAATACTATGGTGAACAGGAAGTCACCCTTTCAAATGCCGGAACCGGAACGATTTATTACACCCTCGACGGCTCTGACCCAAGGGATGGCGGCAATGAATATAATCCTGAAATGCCACTGAAGATCAACTATGATTCAACCCTGAAGGCCTACACTAAGGAAGGCAGCAGTAAGGGGAAGGTTGTTGAAGCCACCTACACTATTAAAAATATGGAACAGACCGATCAAAGCTCGGGCGCGCTGATGTTTACATCCTATATCCGCGGCACCTACCAGAGTGGTGATTCCAAAATCATCTTTAACCATGACCGTTCCCTTGAATGGCAGAACGGCTCGGATACTGGCAGTTCACCCTATACCATTACAATGTCCAGCGACGAGGACCCGTTAAAGGCGACGCTAACTTACATCAATAACGATGGCAAGGAGGCTAAATACGATATTGACGCCAACGCTATCTGGGACGATGGTTCCCTGATCATTAACGGAACCACCTACCAGCCTGTGGATGAAGAAGAGGAATAA
- a CDS encoding DUF1667 domain-containing protein, translating to MKTNVTCISCPLGCQMVVEEKDGKYTVTGNTCKNGEKYGIEEVTNPKRVIPTTVVINGALMARLPVKTADAVPKGKIFDVMKEIDKIVVDAPVKMGDVIIKDVLGTGVDVVATKTMPRV from the coding sequence ATGAAAACTAATGTAACATGTATTTCATGCCCTTTAGGATGCCAAATGGTCGTTGAAGAAAAAGACGGCAAATACACTGTAACGGGCAACACCTGCAAAAATGGTGAAAAATATGGGATTGAAGAAGTAACCAATCCTAAACGCGTGATCCCGACCACTGTTGTGATCAACGGTGCTTTAATGGCTCGTTTGCCCGTCAAAACAGCCGATGCTGTGCCAAAAGGAAAAATCTTTGATGTCATGAAAGAAATCGACAAAATTGTTGTCGACGCTCCTGTCAAAATGGGCGATGTCATCATCAAAGACGTTTTAGGCACTGGTGTGGATGTTGTTGCGACTAAAACCATGCCGCGCGTATAA
- a CDS encoding transcription repressor NadR — protein sequence MDGEQRRREIMDVLRTTKAPVSGAFLGKKFHVSRQVIVQDIALIRANCPGIISTHRGYIMTQPAYVSRVFKVCHEPDQIEDELNRIVDAGARAVDVFVRHAIYGKIEAELNVFSRRDVRLFVDKVKNQGVKPLTDITGGEHYHTVEADSESILDEVEEALQSVGILIGVE from the coding sequence TTGGACGGAGAACAGCGGCGCAGGGAAATTATGGATGTGCTCAGGACCACCAAAGCTCCCGTATCCGGCGCCTTTCTGGGAAAAAAGTTTCATGTCAGCCGGCAGGTTATCGTTCAGGACATTGCCCTGATCCGCGCGAACTGCCCGGGCATTATCTCCACACATCGAGGCTATATTATGACCCAGCCTGCCTATGTCAGCCGGGTCTTTAAAGTCTGCCACGAGCCCGATCAGATTGAGGATGAGCTTAACCGTATCGTGGATGCAGGGGCAAGAGCTGTGGACGTCTTTGTCAGACATGCTATTTACGGTAAAATTGAAGCTGAGCTCAATGTATTTTCCAGGCGGGATGTGCGCCTCTTTGTGGATAAGGTAAAAAATCAGGGGGTAAAGCCTCTGACGGATATTACCGGCGGCGAGCATTACCACACTGTGGAAGCAGATTCCGAGAGTATTCTGGATGAGGTTGAAGAGGCCCTGCAAAGTGTAGGTATTCTCATAGGCGTTGAATAA